In Ptychodera flava strain L36383 chromosome 6, AS_Pfla_20210202, whole genome shotgun sequence, the sequence ACAATTAAACAATATCATGGAACATCGAAATTGTACATACTATGAACGAGCTGAGAAATAAAAACAGTGATGAGTGTTGACTTCTGGCCGTCTCAGTCTGTTCATCCGACTGGTTTTGGAAAACGCGTAGGCTATTCATGGAAAACCGTCAACAGGCCTTCAGCTATGACGCAGCAGTTTTCAAAGTAAACGTGGTTTAAtttgcagaatgaaagagaGACTCGTCCTCTCTTATCCTGCGGATTTACACCAGACGgaaattgaattttgttgatGCGTTTTCTGCTAAACCACGGCACAAAGTATTTCTCATTTCCCTTACCCGCTTCTTTATCTCACTAACTTGCCTAGTACTGTACTGTAAGTCATGACGGAGAGTAACTCAACTATAAGGCAACCTCTTCATCACATCGATAATTCTTGCGTTCGACTGTCATATCGACCTGCGTAAAAAGAATctcaaggtagaatgtgcctcggactgatattcggactgtcaaattttcacattacGTCGCTAATCTGCCGCAAGTTTTGGCTAGTTTGAAACCTGTGTGGGCTAGTGTGGGCTAGTTTGAAACCTGTGTGGGATAGTTTGAAACCTGTGTGGGCTAGTTTGAAACCTGTGGGCTAGTTTGAAACCTGTGAAGTAAATAAACTCTTCACGGTCTTGTTCTTCTGTGAAAATCGAAACTGTAATTTCTCCCCCGTGGAGTTAACAAAGTACATAGCTGCCCTTTTTGAATATAACGTATGCTAATATAAATTTTGCTAAGTAGTTTCCATAAATCAAAAGCTCCCCTCGTTTTTATTCACTATTAAGGACAGTATAGCTTAAAGTTTCTTTAATTAAGGAAAGtctgaataaaactttttaagTTTCTATTTGAGATGTGTATTACCTTAATGCACGCCTTTCGcattaaactttaaaatatgcatcGTATGAGCCACTTCGTTATCTTCAGACTAAGTGTTGCTTGACAGACGAAGCAAATTAATAATTGAGTCACGGTGTGGTACATAAGTCATCGAACAGGACGATATCTAAATGATGTTTCAACTTGACTAACAACAATTCCGTTGTCTTTTATGTGAAGATAATTCGGAGGAGTACCTGAATGCCAAATATGGTATCGGTGACGATTTGTACGTGGACGAAGAAGAATTCAACTGCCTCTACGACGGCTGCGAAAATGGGGGGACGTGCCTGTCCGATGGGGGCTGTTACTGCCCAGAGCAATATAGTGGGCAGAGATGTGATGAATTAAACGGTGAGTCAAGTTTCACAACTTTCGTCTCGGGTTTAGGAGATAAGAATTTCACGCTAGGAAATGCCTACTTTGCTTTCGTCGTGTGATGGTGTTCATTGGACGCCGTCAGACGCGCCTTCGCACCCGGATTCTCGACCAAGTGTGAACGCAATCATtgtcaatttcaatgaaatcatttatcGTGGCTTGTAACCGCATCAGTAAACGATTTCatgctgttttgttttcttacaCGGCCACAAAAGATAAGCACACAATCACAATAATACTTGGCACTTATGAATCATCCACTCGAAGTCTTGGCAAAAGATGTACTGTGCGGCTAGGGAGTTCATAGGTCAGTACATCTACCTGGTGACAATATATGTTGCTTTGCGAACGAGAAGGTTATGATAAGCTGTTGAAATCGGATATCGGTGATAATCCCATAATCCAGAGACTTCTCATTCTTAGCTGCTCACTACTCCACCTGACAGTCGAGACAGTCACTGTTGAATCTTTTCGCTTTTCCGACCTAGAATTTAacgcttgattttttttatggGATGATCCTATCTCATCGTTTGGGTAAAAATTACAGTACAGACTGAGTGCATTCCTTGAAACGTGTTACGATTGTCTATTGCCCGATTACGGAGACTAAATAGATTTAACTGTCaacaattctttcaaaatatatgaacgGCATCATATTATACATATCAGCTCTGGAATGAGAATACTTCcgtacaatattttcatttatcaaCCTAGGATTTAAAGGCTCGGGGCCAAAATGACGACGATCAATAAAGTATAAGGAAGGCAACGCGGTTTATTTATCTTTATTGTCATAGAGTGTACTGACCACGGCATATTTCTTGCAGACTGCTTTCCCCCAGGTATATCGCAATTTCTAAATCTCCACAACCTGATTGGCCGACGTTTGGGGCTAGCAAACACTATCCATAATTCTATATGCCTCGAAATTGCCAACAGATTCCCTCATGCCTCATTGTATCACGAGCATTCCGTTTTCGCCTGAGAATGGAACACTTGCAGTATTGCATATTAATTGATTTATTTGGCAAACAAAAGTAGAACCTAGGCATTTCTGTTATTGTACGACTGTGTATTTGCTGCTGTTGATAGCAATCCCGACGGCGGTCGGGTGGATTGTCCTGGATACAGTGAATTAGATTTATTAACTCAGTACGAGGAGCTGTCAGTCTCGAGTTTTCTGACCACACATCAACTAGGAGACTGATAACTTTTAATCGTTTTCTGGTTTAGGGGCTCTTGAATTCCATAGGTCGTTGGTCGAACTCTGAATTTCAAAACGTAACAGCAACTCAATCAAATTCATGCCATGCCATTTTAGTGATATAAATTCTGGTTAGGAACACATCAGACTATAATCTTTAAAGTTTATGATGTACATCATGATCTTAAGAATATCAATATCCGATTTTGaaacaaagttgaaattttAAGTCAATTTAAGGTGGGATAAGGGGAATAATCTTTGCCATCGAAATTGTTTTTCGCAATCTCCCATAAACATGACGGTCTGCCGGAATATTTGTTTTTCgatatttttgtaatatattgaTGTGTTTGTGTAATTTTATACTCATATGCAGTTTTTGAACTTCTCTCAACGACATCAGATTGGTACGAGCAGGAGGCTGACCCAGAGGGAGTGGGCGGCCAAGGAGGAAAAACGTCAAGGAACACCATCATCATGGCTGTTGTAGGGATAGTCATCGCGGTGATTGCGCAGTGTTTGTGCTGCATGTGTGTGGCCAtgaggaattccaaaaataatcGACAACGGaacaatgcaaatttaaattccAACATTGTCACCCTGCGCACTCCCGACGGTGAGCTGCCTTCGTTAATCTCCATTGCAAGTGACAATGCGCGTTTCCAAACGTATTTGTCATCCCTCACTTTTTTGTTCAGCGTTTACACGCAGGTTTGGTAATACTTTGTATGACGTCACTGTCGTCACTAGATGGGAACGTTTGATGAGTTGCAATTACGGTCCACCGCTGTCGTTTGAAGACTTCATTTATATTCCTAATACATCTTAGTGTGAAACGTTATGCCGATCGAAGTAGATTCAATATATTAGTAAgccaaaattcaaacgtttaataatgtaaaacaaaatcaatcgtcttgaaaaaatccaatatttaaagtgcatatttattttctgtttgttcTGAGACTCGATTCAATTATTGATGAACGGGGATACATTTAAAATTCCATGCCATTTCAGTGGCATGTTTCGTTCCTCCAGGTATAAAGTTTAACCGCAATCAGCTGCATCGCAGACTGAATTCCCGGAAAATCTGCTAAACATTTCCTTTGGAAATATCACCGACCAAAGCATTTTGGACGTGTTAGTACATACCATGAAATCTCGCCGTTTGGCGCCAGTTTGCAGCGAAGCAAAAGGTTTATGATCATCATATTAAGCATTTGTGCCGTGATTTGTCTGCAAACTTTGTAGAGTATGGCGAAATCCAGCATTGAATAGATATCGTAAATGGCCCTGCAATGTGAAAATGACGGATAACGTAATGCACATGACGACGTTACTGTCATAATCAGAACAGTTCTGTTTAGATATGAACATTTGCTTACCTTGACATTGTGCGTCAAATAAGTTAGAAAAGGTATGAAAAATGTAAGGCGAGGGATTAAGTTAAGATACATCTATACGGCATATGGTAGTTAAATGCTCACTACTTTAAAGTTTAAGTGCCAATTGACTTAAATCGAAAAATCACATTATACCCTGACCCTACTTAACCAGTAATTCACATTGAAAACTCATTTTATCGATGAATATTATGATTTACTATTTGAATGATTAAAAGCGTTGAAACAGGGAGAAATTTCTCCGGGGTTCTCGCCATGTTACAAGTTAACTAACGTATACTCATTTTAATCTGATCATTGGAGTAAGTTCAGGAGAAAATAGAAGGGTCATTAACCTGCATCTatgtcatttttgacaaaaacagcCTACGGATTTTGCTCCGGAAATTGCCTTATTTGCATTGAGTTACATGAGGCATTTGTTTTGTGCTCTTAGCCGCTGACTttaaaaagttgcatatttatgatATCGATGGTCGAAGCAAACTGACGATAAAGAGATTGTGTACCAGTGATTTTAATGACTCATTGAAACAAACCTCAAGGAAAGAAGGGTGAAGTGTTTTAAAAAATCCAGCCATTTTGTGCCTACTAATCTTTTTTCTTGAGTActtgcaaaatattaaaaatgtaatactGCTTACATCTATTTCTATTATAGGTAGAGAATATCAAGGATATCGTCCCAAGTGGTACAGCAGATTTGAAAGTATGAGGCGCGATCAGAATGGTCGCCCTAAACCATACGCCAACAGGTCACCGAGAAGGGAACCCTTCTTGTCGACAACCAGTAGCAGGCTAGAACAAACTAGAATTACAGACTTTGACAGAGCGCCCTCATCGCTTGTTCTGCCAACACCTGCCATCAGTGTCTTAGAGGTCACGGACTCAATGTTGGAGAGCGCAACAATTCACAACAGTGAACGCAACGGCAGGACGCCCCCACCGTCGTACGAAGAAGCGACTCAGTTAGTGACCATGGAAACGTCAGATTCTCCGTTGACATCTCAATAGCTGACGACAGGACCGCCAATGAGGAAATTCCATATAAACCATTGTTAGCGATTATCATGTTTGCTTCGCTACAAAGTGACGCGATTTGCAACTATGTATGTACGAAGTTTGTACTCGCTGTTCACCACTGTCAGCGGAGTCTTAATCCAAGCGATCTTCAAATCAgttcatttattcacaaaatatcacTCTTCTCAGTAAAAATTCCAAAGCATTCTGTATTTGGTTCCTTCGCTGACTTGACCAAAAAGCATTATGTAAGAATCGACATCCGATCTTCATCAAATAGCATATatattgcatacatgtatgtttaatgTAAGACCAAACAACGAGGTACCTCGGTACATTTACACCATTTATCGTACGTTTTCATCTGACGACAAAGttactttaaaaatattatatCCAGCCTCAAAGGGCTGATTTTTTCCACATTTTGTTGCATTTGACAGAGTTTTGATATATATCCACCAAAAAATTATCCTTGGACGATAAAAGAGGCTTATATTTATTGATGAGATCTTGAGAAACAATTATATTTGCAAATCTGCCTATAACGGGCACGAAGATGACGGACGTTCTattttgtaaattaaatgtCTGTATCATTTACGAGAGTTTTTGAAGTCTTTCATGGATGGAAATtgcaaaatatacaattttgctTTGGCCACGATGTTTGCCATAAACGAGAATTGTTCTAAATTAGAACACGCTAAGCATGTGGCCTAACCTAACCAGAGTTGTTGCGAAACCTTTCTTTTATCCGTCTTTATACACGATCTAAATTTTACAACCAGGGTCTTGCGAAATACCATGAAAGGAGGCAAAATTGGTTTATATGATAATTGAATTGTGCCTAAATGTGTGATACGCAGGGATCACACTATGAGGTTGGATAATATAATACTCGTCATGAGATTGTGTTATTATGTTAGAGGCTGTAGGCATTTAAGGGGTTAACTTCAGGTCAAAAGGTCAAGGTCCTGTGATATTAGTATTTATACATAAttcatgtacatatatgtatgtttcatACACAATCGATTTTTGAGATGCCATTTCTTGTACCAATTTCCTTTCACGGCAAGCATATGCTAGTACGTTACAgtcactgaaaatgttttgtcaCTAGTTTTCTATATTTTAGTTCCAGTATCTTAGCAGTGTCCACGATTATCATGTCAGGAGTATTATTAAATTGTGTTTTTAAGTGTAAGGGCGATGCAGCGTGTacgttatatttgagcgccctcACAAATGGATTCCGCAGGAACGGAGACTTCATGAAACCATGTATGTTTTTGAATCATGCCTATTTCCATGGACGTAAAAAATAACAAGACAAACACCAATGTTtggttttaaaatttattattatcaaggatatatatatatacatacatatatatatatatatatatatatatatatatatatatatatatatatatatatatatatttgtgtggagagagagagagagagagagagagagagagagagagagagagagagagagagagagagagagagactgccAGGTAGAAAGATTATAATATTGTGCTGGATGAGACATCTGTATAGAGACAAACAATATAATGACGGACAGGTAGAatggagaggagagagagaatgagagaCAGACAGGTAGACATACATTAGAAACAGCGTAGTTAGATGGCAAGTTCTATAGTTACAATTAATGTGAGAAGAAAAtacaatatgaaatagccgAAGAGAAATAATCTCATCTATAGCCAGCAAAATATCTTCAACGTAGCCCCTTCATAGTGTTCGTCAATCCCTCTGATGACAACAACTCCATGCAGGATGATTACACGGGCTAATTTATAGAATCTGCGGAGTGAGTTCTGTGTAATTGAGTTTTATCAGCTGTGTTTTATCGATCCAAACAACCTGCAGTAATATTGACCgccatttttcaaagaaataagGAACTGACTAGTTCAATAGCCGCGCTTTTGTGCAAAGGCCTTAAACAGATTCCAGCCACACAAAATGTGAAACGTTTGTATCGCGCTCTCTGAAAACATATActtttaaagccccactagctgtaactcttgaaatttgttcacctcaaaatatcttcctagtCTCTCTTGGTTTtctctgaagggatatgggcttttactgcattaggaaaccatttctttattatttctatttctatttatttatttatttcgagaacCAGCTCATACACCAAAAAAGATACAGAAAAAAGGGGGACtgataaactttaaaaaaactataaaaacacTAAATCAtgaaggaaattaaaactgacagacagagaaaactttaaaagcagtcggaaaacagtcttttccagaacaggctaccacacataatatatgtattgataGCAGCACTAATAAGAGAATTTTCACTATTCATCAGCCTCATATAAAATTTAGCGTAAAGTGCGCTGTTTACTTTCgaaagtcaaaatgttgctcTGAACAAAAGTGTTCGAGATACTTAATCTTCTGTCAATACCAAACAAGATTCTAAAACCGTTGTTAAAAGCAACGCGTACATTATTGATACACTGATTTGTGAACTTACTCCAAAGATGTGAGCAGTACATAgaagtacaatatgttataAAAAGTCTCGTTTTGACAGAGTACGAACAGTTCCAAAACTCACGGATTAACATGTTAGCTCTGGCATAAAACAACCTCATTTGACGcttaatatcatcattatcatcgccaTTGCTGTTGAAAATGACACCAAGATAAGAATGCTTATCTACAAAAGAAAGCTCTTTGTCATACAAGTACACATGCGGAATCTTACAAATATTTAGCATTTTAGGCAAAATGGCAAGACACTTAGATTTCAAAGCATTAAAGACAATATCATGGTCATTAGCATATTGAGTACAAATATTCAAGAGGTTGTTGATACCCTTTACACTAGGACAAATAAGTACtatatcatcagcatataacagGTGATTCATGCACTTTCCACCGAGGAAGCAGCCGATATTTTTCTTAACAAGTAAATGACTAAGTTTAtcaacataaactgaaaaaaagacGTGGAGAAAGTATGCCTCCTTGTCTCACAccattacatgttttaaaatgtttagaTAACACAGAACCCCATCTTACAGCAAATTCTTGATGCCTATACCAATAAACCAACATACGAACTATAAAATTCGGAATACCTCTATCAATCAATTTGCGAAATAATGTCCAATGGTTCACTTTATCGAAAGCTTTTGTCGCATCAataaaacaaaggaaaacaggaGTATTATGACGCTtataaaaatcaattatttcttTTACTAAAAATACACACATATCAATCAGTTGAGTGACTttctttaaaaccaaattgatgaTCACTTGTGTACAGTAGACTATCACACTTATCAAGAATGAATAATTCATACATCTTAGAAATGGCAGTGGCAATAGCAATAGGGCGATAATTCCCAGAATTAGTAACgtcaccatttttattctttacaagTGGAATCAAAGTGGTGTCCATCATGCGAGATGGCAAGTAACCATGGATATGCGCTGCAGTAAGCATCACTGAGAGAAGAACGTGCAGGCGTGCATGCGCAAACTTTAAATGTTCAGCTGTAATGCCATCTGGACCAGCAGATTTACCACTGGCCAATTTTGCAATGGAATTTCTCATGGCAGTTGGAGTGACAATCATATTCTCATCGAATGAAACACTCGAAATAGAATCTTTCACAAAACACTCATTACCGTTGTTGGTGACAGAGGAAAGCAGACTTGCAAAATGGTCATGCCATAAATTAGCAATGTCATGATGCCCATTACAGCCATCAATGGTTGATGAAAGAGGAGACTTCTTTTTACTATTAACACGCTTCCAAAACTCCTTGTTATTATTGTTACAGAGATTGTCCGCTAAGGCGTTAGCTCTCATTTGAGACTCACTATTTTTACAGATCTTAAAAACATACTTAAATTTAGCACGTGATGTCCTCATGTCCTCATGATGTCCtttatgaaacatttgacaagtaattTCAAACTTTAACGTTCATTTTGAGTTATcgccttttttaaaaattggtaatattacaaaggaaacagtaCATACAATGTGACAGTTGAACACgttcacccctatgcattacattggactactctgtgaggtttatgtgaagatttcagtgcagatatgcacagtatccacggTTATTTGCTTTTCGCATGGTGCTGCGGTTTAAAGAGTGGGCACAAACACACATGGGCATTCCCAGCGGGTATATAGTTAGTAATAAGTGTAAacacacacctaaattagtacaCACTCcaacaaacttattttagtttgaaagtaaaaacataaaataatgctaaaagatacatcTAGTTGGGCTTTAATGACTAAGTGTCGTGTCGTTTTCACGTAACGTAAAATATATGTCAATTATCCTCCCAGTTAGTCAACATATCTTACCTCTCATTTGTACGACATCTGTGAAATTTCGAAAACAAACGTAGTCAATCTTTGTTACTCTTGATAACGCAAGAAATACAAAGGCACAATATGTACGCCTGATGTCGTTTATTTGACTGAATCacattaaaataatatttatttattgtttaaattgaCAATTGAGAATAAAGTATAATTTAGAGTGTCTGATCTGGGTGTGTAAAGTACATTCACGAACACATACATTAGCCGCATAGTTTACAATGACGTTATGAATATATACCTTTACAATTATCCATAGATACGGCACGAACACATGAGAGCACTGAACTGGGTGGAAAATTGAAGAAGCATAACAGTCGTTAGTTCACATGAACGTTAACATTTGAGAAACAGTTGGTTTACCACGCACCACCCATTGCCATGGTAATAAGATGCATGAGCTAGATATCATCGGAGTTTAGGGAACGACCATCGCTACCGGCTGTTGTCATGGTTTCCGTAAGGAGAGCATTCACGTCAGAGAACACattatgaaatcttcaattgatGAGAAAGTTTTCAAGGAAATCAAATTACTCTCCGCGATTTGCAAATAATATGAAGATTATGTTTTTTTGATGATGCAACTTCAAGGATGAGAATTCAGATTTCGCATTGAAAGTATGGCTTTATCGCTAACTAAGACGGGCGACGAGTCTCAGAACGGAAAGCGGCAAACTTCTAAAaggtttttgaatttcatgatCCTAAATCGTATAATATACCAGTCATTGCTGAGGTTAATGTTTCATTGTCTGTGATACATGCATGATATTCTTCAAAGGATAGATTAACCACGGACATACCGCTGAGACATTTGAACATTTATTGCTGTTCCAGTTTCAACTAGAGACAGTCAAATCTATAGGTATTGGCTCCAAATTGTATTGAGAGTCTACTCATCCACTACAGATACATCAGTTTGAGGAAAAATATTAACGGCTACCAAAGGGTAATGGAGCACTGAGGTATTCAAAATTAGCCTTAATGTAGGTACTGTATTTGGAGATAATTTATATCTCGATGAGTGCAAGCAAACGGTCGTGCATGATACGGCATACACTCAATATCCGGGTTATATTGTGTGGATTTTCCGATTGGTTAGGGTGTAGAACAGTCGCCCCTGTCTGTACAGGGATAAGAAACATAAGAACTGAAACGCAAGGACAAACAAAATGTAACACGATTCTTACTGGAAAATGTACTTACGTACATGTATTATTAGCAAGTGACATATTCATATTTACACAGGATACCATGAGTACTTGTAAAGATCTCTTCGTGCAAACGTCATCATCTTCCAGTATcttgtcaatattttgtaaaaggtGTCCAGAATTAACTGAAGATTTCCATTATGAACACAGACTATTCCCTTGCTGTTTCTCCTGCGCTCTTTATTGTCGCTGTACTTAACGCACGGTCTGTTAGCCTATACGAGATAACAAACAAAACCCAGTTTTCGCCTTCATGTCACATGGATATCACATTGTCGCCGGCGAAAATTTCTGAGCACAGTGAGAGCCCGGAGGGTGCGTGAAATGACATCGATGACGCACATACACTGGTCGTTCCATATAGTTGCTTTGCGTGACCATGTGTTTATCGAGATTGAATAGGAACCCAAATGACACAACCCCTTTATTAGTAGCTGCAGTATCCATATAATGAGCAACCGAAAAAATAGAACAATTATTGTTCTTGTCTTTAGGCTTCGAAACATTCGCCTTTCCGTGGCGATAACGTCAAAGACGTTATATGCAACTATACCGTTATTATACTTTCATGAAGGGCAGTATTGTTTGCATATTGTGTGAACTTAGGAACGGACCCACTGATGTTTGAACATCAGCTTACCGTCCTCATATGCAACGACAACAAATAGCAAACGCATACATATATCTGGATTTTTGTGGTCAAATTTCATATTATACCGACTCTAGGTCTATGTCAATGGTGACCACTAACAATCGAAGTTCAAGTGGAAAACTATTTAAATTCTTAGATGAATTAAAATGTTTCAGTATTTAAAATTACCAAACCTTCTATTAAGAGGGAGTGGCCGTCAACCATTGATTCCATGGCGCACAGAGAAATAAAAATGTGTCACTTTGCTCACGCCTCCGCGTTAAATCTGTCCTACCCTTCAGATTAAAGAGGAGTGATTGACTAACCAACAAATAAACCATCATGGTGGCAACGTATAACCTTGTAATTTCCACTCTGGAGACATGTCATGGTGCTCTGATGAATCACTCAAATGGATATTTATGACCTTAGACGTTCTACATGAACTTCGAAAATTCATGTTCTTTGTGTCGTTTTTGTTATCAGTGCAAAAGCGTAAAACGATTCTTGATTAAACACGGTTCCAGTGTAAAGAAATTAAACTTGAATAGATTCTTTATTTCTCAATGGTGTATGATTCATTTTCCTTTGACTGGCAAGAGTCACGTGGGTAAAGCTACATTAATCAACTTCTTGGATAACATGGCTTATTGAACGAGCATGTACGTTATATGGCCAATTCCTATACCtcattaaattttcatgatttaagtgcggattttttttctattttcggATTTGCTATATTTCTAACAGTCGTCTTGCCTCTGGCTTTGAAATTAGAATCCGTCTTCACACTTTCAAGAAGCTTAGTGTTATCGTAATTGCATGGCGTCTCCTTGCCACGGGGGGGGGGACGAAATTGATAGCTGTCTTAAGCATCGACCATACTCCCAAAACGAAGCGCAATCTGTGTCCTCTTTGATAAGTTTCACCAAAATCATTATATTTTCATGGAACGCCTGTAAGGCATATGTAAATTGGCTGCGGtttatttgtgaatatttgaatTCATGAGCGATCATCGACTCTGAAATGATCCGTTTTATACGTATTACATTCCGTACGGTAAATAGCACCTTGAAAATGAATGATGCAGGCTTATTTAATCATAATTTGCTCAAGGAGATTTATGAACCACTCTCGCATGTTATTATCTGCCATaaccaataataaaaatcaggggtcacatgGCCgcacagttttgaatttaaaaaaaaaacaaattaccgaaatttactgaaattaaaaaaaattgttcttaTCATATTAGCATGCGCATAGTCCAACAGGACAAAAACGACGAGAAATTAATATTCTTTTCCAGTTTCCAGTACGAATCCATCATATAAAGTCTAGGCTTGGATAGAATAGTAAGATTTCAACAAAGCTTGAAAATCGGTCTCCGAGGCAAACTCTGTCTGAATAATATCAATCAGTCAAATCTAATAGCAAGAATGTCATCATAAATCTTAGATTCTTAAAAAGTGTGACCATACAAGCTAAAAAATATATGAGAggttaaaatttatgaaaacgtCACCACACAGTAGTAAATCTACTTCATCTTTCTCTGATTGGCTAACGCATGACATTACACTTTTGACCTTACTGTCGAGctaaaagcaaaacaaatatcaaaagcCGTAAAGTACGATATTAAGAAAAATGAAATCGTCGACTAATCATGCTGTGTGCTGTTTTCTAATCGTACTGTCGCTTTTGTTTGAAGTGTTGACTTTATATGTTATGCATATCAAGGAATGTCATAGTTGTTCATCGTACCAAATGTATCTTTCCAACAAGACCGACCAAAATATACTGGCACTGACAATTGGCAATAACGTTATTTGCAACGTTTCAATATGAATAGTGGGCTTGTCATACAGTTCAGTCAACTTCTCAATAATTCGTCTTTTTTAGTCGCCACATCCCCGACATTCTAAGAGATCTCAGAAATCTAATTTGGTAAAGAAAGAGGCTTATATTTCATCGATTCTATATGGAACATTCTGTTATTCGCGAACAAATAATATGCATGACGTCGCTGGAGGGGAAAGCGGGAAACCCTACTGATAACTCCATTTTTACATACGGGTTCCCAGCCGCCACTAGTAGTGCATCTTGTGAATATAAAAGCATTATTCATGGTCGAGTATCCGTTGCTTATCTCACCAAAAG encodes:
- the LOC139135966 gene encoding delta-like protein C isoform X2 produces the protein MATTTTLNLSLHSLLFFAILVVTSFGQDDCGVCENGGTCVWYLQTCTCTADYTGHHCETLIVYDCGCLNQGTCLSLSKMCACIPGYYGDKCEYDNSEEYLNAKYGIGDDLYVDEEEFNCLYDGCENGGTCLSDGGCYCPEQYSGQRCDELNDWYEQEADPEGVGGQGGKTSRNTIIMAVVGIVIAVIAQCLCCMCVAMRNSKNNRQRNNANLNSNIVTLRTPDGREYQGYRPKWYSRFESMRRDQNGRPKPYANRSPRREPFLSTTSSRLEQTRITDFDRAPSSLVLPTPAISVLEVTDSMLESATIHNSERNGRTPPPSYEEATQLVTMETSDSPLTSQ
- the LOC139135966 gene encoding uncharacterized protein isoform X1, producing MATTTTLNLSLHSLLFFAILVVTSFGQDDCGVCENGGTCVWYLQTCTCTADYTGHHCETLIVYDCGCLNQGTCLSLSKMCACIPGYYGDKCEYDNSEEYLNAKYGIGDDLYVDEEEFNCLYDGCENGGTCLSDGGCYCPEQYSGQRCDELNVFELLSTTSDWYEQEADPEGVGGQGGKTSRNTIIMAVVGIVIAVIAQCLCCMCVAMRNSKNNRQRNNANLNSNIVTLRTPDGREYQGYRPKWYSRFESMRRDQNGRPKPYANRSPRREPFLSTTSSRLEQTRITDFDRAPSSLVLPTPAISVLEVTDSMLESATIHNSERNGRTPPPSYEEATQLVTMETSDSPLTSQ